The Pseudomonadota bacterium region GCCACCCCCTGCAGCCTGCGAACACAGCCCATGAACCGAACCGTAGCGGCGGCGCAATGCGGTGTGCATACTCCGCTGACGAGGCCCGCCGGGGTGTCGCGGAAGCCTGCTTAGGTGAGGGCGCCCGCGGGCTATTTCGAGACCAACCGAGTTTTCGCCGTGCACGCCGAACACCACGCCCCCCTGCCCGACGTGATCGAGCCCCGTTGGAGCTACGACCAACCGGTCCTGCCAAGCGACAGCTACCGCATCGACTGCAACGCCTACGCCATGACCGCGGAGGATCTCGCCCCCGACAGCGCGCTCGCCGAGCGCATGCGACGGACCTTCGACGCGACAGGCTTGGTGCTGCTCGTCAACACGCGGCTCAAGGACCTCGAGGCCATGCGCGGCTTCGCCAAGCACGTGATGCGCCGGGAGATGGACTACACGGCCGGCGCCAACCCGCGCAGCCCCATCGAGACCAACGTGTACGACGTGGGCGCGCCGCTCACGGCCTGGCTACACTACCACCACGAGATGGCCTACGTCGGCGCCAGCACGCGCATGCTGGCCTTCCTCTGCCATAAGGCGGTGCCGGGCCGGGGGCACACCTACGTCTCGGATAATCTGCAGGCCACCGATGCCCTCATGCAGACCGAACTTGGCGCGAAGCTGCGCGATCTCGGCGTGTGCTATCACCGCAACCTAACGGATCGCGACGCCTTCCACAGTCAGGCGCCGATCGGCGTCTACAACCACTGGCAGCACTCCATGGCCACGGAGGATCCGGCCGAGGCGGAGGCGATCGCCCAGTCGCGCGGCCTGCGCACCGAGTGGGGCCCGAAGCGCCTCCTCAAGACGCGCTACTACGCCTCGGCCTTCGAGTTCTTCCCCCAACTCGAGCGCAACCTGCTCTTCTGCAGTGTCGCCGACCACGGGGTGTGGTTCGACGCCTGGCCGATGGTCATGCACCTGCCCTACGAGGAGCGCCCCCTCACGCTCACCTTCGGCGATGACAGCCCCTTCACCCGCGAGGAGCTCAAGCTGTTCATCGACGTCTACGACCGCTACGGCATTCCCATCGACTGGCGCGTGGGCGACATCGCCGTGGTGTGCAACTACCGCTTTGCCCACGGCCGCCCCGCCATCCACCTCCAGACGGGCGAGGAGCGCGAGCTCGGTGTGATGCTCGGCGAGCAATTCGACCGCCTCGGCATCGTGCCGGGAAAATGGTAGGACGACGCCAGACCATCGAAGCCGTCCTCGCCGACCTGGCGCCGGATCTCTACCTGCTCGACGACCAGGTGAGCGATCGCTACGCCTGCGACTGGAGCGGCGAACACCCGCACCGTCCCGCGGCCGTGTTTCGCCCGCGAGATACAGCGGACGTCGCTCGCATCGTCTCGGCGTGCCAAGAGGCGGGCCAACGCCTGGTCGTGCAAGGGGGTCTCTCCGGCCTCTCCGGCGGCGCCACGCCCCAACCCGGTGAATGCAGCCTCTCCACGGAACGCCTCAATCGCATCGACGAACTCGACGTCGATTCGCGCACGATCACCGTGGGCGCCGGCACGCCCCTGCAGACCATCCAGGAAGCGGCGCAGGCGGTGGGGCTCGAGTTCCCGATCGATCTCGGCGCTCGCGGCTCCTGCCTCGCCGGCGGCATCGTCGCCACCAACGCGGGCGGCAACCAGGTCGTACAGCACGGCATGACCCGGGCCCTGGTGCTCGGACTGGAAGCGGTGCTCGCCGACGGCACGATCATCAACGACGATAACAAGCTGCTGAAGAACAACGCCGGCTTCGACCTAAAGCAATTGTTCATCGGCACGGAGGGTACGCTAGGCATCGTCACCCGGGTGACCTTCCGCCTCTTCGCGCGCAAGGCGAGCCGGCCCACGGCCCTTTGCCAGGTGGCGAACTTCGAGCGCGTGCTCGCCCTACTCCACCACTTCGAGCGCACGCTGCCGGTCATCAGCGCCTACGAGGTGATGTGGGAGGACTACTACCGGGCCGCCGTTCAGGCCATCGACGCACGGGACCCCTTCGACGGCACCGGCGGCTTCGCCATCCTCATCGAGACCGAGGGCATCAGCGAAAGCAGCGGGATGGCCGCGGCCGAAGCGGCCCTCGAGGGCGCGCTTGAGCAGGGGATTCTGGCCGATGCCACGATCGCCAAGAACCAGCGCGAGGCCGCTGCCCTGTGGGCCATCCGGGACGGGGTCAGCGAGCTCATCCCCCACATGCAACCGGTCGCCCCCTTCGACGTGGGCGTACCCATCCCGCGCATGGCGCAGTTCGTGGAGGACACGCGCGCCGCCCTCGAGGAGCACTTCAGCGCCTGCCAGACCTTGGTTTTCGGCCACATCGCCGACGGCAATCTTCACCTCCTCGTGACCACCGGCAAGCAGCAGGACCTACCGACGATTTACGACATCGTCTACCGTCGTGTGGAACGAGTCGGCGGCACGATCACGGCTGAGCACGGCATCGGCAGCACCAAGAAAGACTGGCTCCACCTGTGTCGCGACGACGCGCAAATCGCCCTGATGCGACGCCTGAAGCGCGCCTTAGACCCCAACGGCATCTTGAACGCTGGCCGCGTGATCTAGGGGCCCGCCCTAGATCAGGGTGCCGGCCAGGGCCCGTCCACCACTTACCCCGACGAATCACGCGGCGATGCATGGTGCGGCGCGGCTGGCCTATCCGTAGCGGCGAGCCCCTGGCTAGACTGGTGGGGTCGCTGCACTTTGACCCCAAGGATGGTTCCCAACATGCAACGCTCCGTTCCCAGCTGGGCCTTGATCAGTTCGATCAGCCTCGCCCTCAGCTTCCCCCTCGCCAGCACCGTCGCCACCGAGCGAGCGCCGGATCGACCGACAGCGAAGGTGACTGAATTCCGCGCCAACACGTTTACCTACTCCGCTCAGCATGCGCCGGCCCTGGCCGTCGCCGAGGACGGCAGCTTCACCGTGGTGTGGACGAGTCGACGGCAGGAATCTGGTCGCGCCACCGTGCTTCGCCAGCGCTTCGATGCCGCGGGATTCGCCCTCGGCGAAGAGAACCCCCTCGGCCTGTGGCGCAAACATCACCTAACGGCACCTGTCGTCGATCACGCGCGGGACGGCTCCGCCTGGGCCGCGTGGCAGAGCGCCGGCCAGGATGGCGACGGCGCGGCCATCATCGCTCGCCGCTTCGACGCCGACGGCCAGGGCGGCTCGGAGCTGCTCGTCAACACCAGGACCGCCGGTGACCAGATGACTCCCGCGCTCGCGACGCTGCCAGACGGCGGCGCCGCCATCGCCTGGACGGACAGCGCACCGGACGCAATGCCCCAGGTGGTGCTGAGGCGCTTAACGAAAGGCGGCACCGGCGGCGAGGAGATGGCCGTCGATGAGGGCAACACCTATCGCACCACATCGCCGAGCGTCGCCCTCGGTCGCGATGGCAGGGTGGCCGTCGCCTACGTGCGCTCCGACGCCACCACCGGGCGCAGCCAGGGCGTGTGGCGCCGCGTGCTGAGCGCGGACGGCGCCTGGGAAGGAGCGGCACACCGCGTCAGCACCGCCGGCGCGGTGGAACCGGTGATCACCGCCCACCCGGGCGGCTACGTCATCGCCTGGCATGCGCCCTACGCAGGTGAGGATGCCGCGTACCAGGTCATCGCGGCACGCCTCGATGACCTGGGCGGGCGCCTGGGCGCTGCCGTGGAGGTCACCGAACCTAACGAAAGTGATCACCACAACGGTGCGGCCATCGCCGCTCACGCCGACGGCACCATCGCCATCGCCTTCAACCGCCACCGTGGCGCCCAAAGCGACGTGCTGCTGAGGCGCTTCGATGCCGCGCTCTCGCCGCTCGCAGCGCCCTCACCGCTCGCCCTGGCAAGCACCGGACCCAAGACCTTGACCGAGGCGGTCGGCACCCAGCGCTTGGCCTTCGCCAAGGACGGCACGCTGCTCGCCACCTGGCACGGCGCCCTCGACGCGCAAGACGAGCACGGCGTCGGCGTCACCTTACGCCACGCCGCACCCGTCGAGGCAGACGCGCACCGCCTCGCCGGCGTGACCGACACGATGCGCCCCTACCTGCCGGTCGCCGGGGCACCGCAGGGCGAGGGCGAGGTCGCCCTCGGCGCTCAACCTCACCTACCGCCGACCTTCGGCGAGCGCCCTGCCGGGCCCGAGCAACGCGAGGTGATCGCCTCGGCGAATGGCATCGGCTTTACCGGGGTAGTGAACACGGGCGTCACGCCGCCTGACCCGCACCTCGCCGTGGGCCCCGAGCACCTGGTGGCCATCGTGAACGGTGAGATCGCCTTCTACACCAAGGACGGCACCCGCACCTTCCGCGACGGCATCGAAGGCGCCGATGGCTTCTGGGGCTCGGTCGGCGCATCGGACTTCATCTTCGACCCGGAGGCGATCTACGACGCTGGCGCGGGCCGCTTCATCGCGATGGCCGCCGAGGCCTTCGCCCCGGGCGGGCGCAGCTACGTGCTGGTGGCCGTCTCCGACGACGACGATCCCAACGGCGACTGGTTCCGCTACCGCTTCGACACCACCGCCACCTCGGGCGACCTCTTCGACTCGCCAAACATCGGCGTGACCGACGATGCGCTGGTCATCACCGGTGATGGCTTCGGCCGCGGTGCCGTCTATGCCGTCTACGCCTACGACAAGGCCTCGCTGCTGGCGGGCGACCCGCCGGCCATCAGCCGCGAATTCCTGTTTCCTACCATCACCCAGTCGGCGGGCTACCCGCGGGTGACCACGGGCACGGGCGACACGCTCTACCTGGTCGAGCACAAGGAAGCCTTCGACAACAACACGCAGGTGCGCATCATCGCCTTCAGCGATCTGCTCGGCGCCCCCACGACGGACTTCGTGGACGTCACCGTGCCCGCCTACGGGGCCCCGGAAGACCCGCCGCAAGCGGGCACCACCAGCCGGCCGGAAACCTTCGACGCGCGCTTCTGGTCCGTCGACCAGGGCCCAGACGGCAACCTATGGGCCACCCACCACATCAACCCCACGCGCGTGGTGGCGCGCTGGTACGAGCTGGCCATCAACGGCTGGCCCACCTCCGGCGATCAGCCGGCGCTGGTGCAGTCCGGTGACATTGACCTCGGGCCCGACGTGCGCACCTACTTCGGCGCGATCAACGCCGGTGACGACGGCAGCGTGGCCATCACCTACTCGCGCTCTTCGGCCAGTGAATTCATCTCCATGGGCAGCGCCTACCGCAGCCCCTGCTCACGCCCTGGCACGGTGGTCGAAGCGCTTCAGCACCAGGACACGGTGGGCGGCTACACGCTCGGCCGTTGGGGGGACTACAGCGCGGTCCAGTTCGACCCGGTGGAGCCCACCGTGTACTGGGCGCATCACGAGTACGCGCTGAACAACTCCTGGCGCACCTGGCTGCAGAGCGTGGATACCACCACGTCCTGCGCGCTCACGGACATCAACCAGGATGGCATCGTGAACGGCGTCGACTTGCGAGCGTTCCGCTTCGCCTTGGACGCAGAGCGCTGCGTGGGTGACTGGAATCGTGACGGGGCGTTCACGCAGCTGGATCTGCGAGACTTCTTCCTGCAGTGGTCCGAT contains the following coding sequences:
- a CDS encoding TauD/TfdA family dioxygenase — its product is MRAPAGYFETNRVFAVHAEHHAPLPDVIEPRWSYDQPVLPSDSYRIDCNAYAMTAEDLAPDSALAERMRRTFDATGLVLLVNTRLKDLEAMRGFAKHVMRREMDYTAGANPRSPIETNVYDVGAPLTAWLHYHHEMAYVGASTRMLAFLCHKAVPGRGHTYVSDNLQATDALMQTELGAKLRDLGVCYHRNLTDRDAFHSQAPIGVYNHWQHSMATEDPAEAEAIAQSRGLRTEWGPKRLLKTRYYASAFEFFPQLERNLLFCSVADHGVWFDAWPMVMHLPYEERPLTLTFGDDSPFTREELKLFIDVYDRYGIPIDWRVGDIAVVCNYRFAHGRPAIHLQTGEERELGVMLGEQFDRLGIVPGKW
- a CDS encoding FAD-binding oxidoreductase, coding for MVGRRQTIEAVLADLAPDLYLLDDQVSDRYACDWSGEHPHRPAAVFRPRDTADVARIVSACQEAGQRLVVQGGLSGLSGGATPQPGECSLSTERLNRIDELDVDSRTITVGAGTPLQTIQEAAQAVGLEFPIDLGARGSCLAGGIVATNAGGNQVVQHGMTRALVLGLEAVLADGTIINDDNKLLKNNAGFDLKQLFIGTEGTLGIVTRVTFRLFARKASRPTALCQVANFERVLALLHHFERTLPVISAYEVMWEDYYRAAVQAIDARDPFDGTGGFAILIETEGISESSGMAAAEAALEGALEQGILADATIAKNQREAAALWAIRDGVSELIPHMQPVAPFDVGVPIPRMAQFVEDTRAALEEHFSACQTLVFGHIADGNLHLLVTTGKQQDLPTIYDIVYRRVERVGGTITAEHGIGSTKKDWLHLCRDDAQIALMRRLKRALDPNGILNAGRVI